The window AAACATTTCATTCATATCAAAGGTATCGCCGCCATTCATAGGCGAAGAAGGTGTCGTTCCCGCGCCGCTCGGCCCCGAGCTAGGATTTACAGGATAGCCATCAGGTGGACCAATAGCCTTATTCCAACCGTATCCACCGTATCCACCATAACCACCACCGCCACCTGAGCCACCAAAGGTGCTCACCGCGGCATTGACCACTTGAGAGCCAGTGGGATTATAGGCTTGCAACCAAGGCCCTGCTAATTGAGAACCTTCGCTGATGGTTTTATTGAGTGTATTGAAAAATTTGTCGCTACCGCCAAAAACGCTTTGGCTCGGCACTTTATTCCCAGGTACAATCGGGTTAAAGGTTGTGACATCGACTAAAGGCTTTTCCATGTTAACCTCTTTTTAAAAAATACAATCTTTCAAGGTAATTATCGAAGGGCCGCATGTGTAAAGTTGCCTGACTAAGCTAAATAACCAACTATTTAGGATCCTTAGCCTTATCGGCCATTTCAACCATCTGATATTTGATCTTTAACAACTCTTTAAAAAGTTCCGTGGTGAGATCAATCGCCTTCATGGCCTTGGCGGCTAACTTGCCTTTGCCCAACCCACTCTTTAATTGGGAGATTTTTTCGAGCTCTTGATAAACCTTACCGAAACTCTCGTTGAGTTCTTCAAATTGCTCGGTCTCTACCAAGCGCTCAATGCGAGGATAACCCGCGGTAGGGGGGCCCCCATTTTTAGTATTTGTACTAGAGGGTGATGGCGACATCGTTGATATTATTAGACGATTAACTTAACAATTAGTCAAGCAAACTCTAAGAGCGTTATTTCTTGGGGCTGTTCAAAAATGCTCAGATACAAGGCAGCCGCAAAATTGCAACCGGAGCGTACATGGGAGTAAGTGAGGATTGCGATTTTGCGGCAACGCCGTAGATGGGCGTTTTTCAACAGCCCCCGGCGATTTTTTTGAGGGCCGAGATCTTGGCCAGGCATACCCGTTGCCCATGCTTATGAACAATAATCCCCTTGCGCTTAAACTGGCTTAATAAGCGAATGACCGTCTCGGGGGTGGTGCCGATCATCCCCGCCATTTCCCTACGCGTAATAATAAGATCAAACTCACCTTGATCGCCCTTCTCTTTGCCAAATTTATCTTTCAAAAATAACAAGAGCCCCGCTAATCGGGCAGGGACTTTTTTATGAACGATCGAGGTTAATGCCTCCTCGGCTTGCCGCAAATCTTTGGATAACAACGAAAAAACCTGGAGTGCAATGCGAAGATGGTTGGCCAAAAGGTTAAAAAAGACCTCCCGGCTTAAAAAACAAACCGTCGTGTCTTCGATGGCTTCGGCGGTTGCCGTATACAGCTCGTCGGCCAACAGTGCACGATAACCCATAATGTCGCTGGGCCCCGCAATCCGCACGATGCGCTCGTAGCCTGCATCATCGACCTTGTAGATTTTTACGGCACCTTTTTTGATACACAGAAAACCCGTGGCCGGGGTATCTTGGCAAAACAACGTTTGATGGCTTTTAAATTGTTGGATAATTTTAACTTGGTCTAAATTTTCCAACTCTTCGGCTGAAAGATCTTTAAAGATCGTCTCTTTTAAGATGGGGCACTGCTTACACCGAAAAGTTCGGGCTTGTTCTTGATGACCCTGCTGTTCCCATACGACTTCTTGCATCTTCACACTACAATAGATACTCGACTCGCCCTAAGATTGCCATGTTTGTCATCAGTTTTAGGCATGACTTCTATCAGCACGAATTGCTGAATAAATTTTTTTGAGGCGGGCTGAGACTTGGAGGGGTTTGTCGGATTTTATAGTATTTCAACTTTTTGATAGTATGTTTTCTGTCATCCTCGCGAAAGCGGGGATCCAGTTCTGTAAGTAGGTTTAAGCACTGGGTCCCCGCCTTCGCGGGGATGACAGCCTATTTAAAAGTTAAAACACTATGATTACTGCAGGGGTTCAAGTTTAATAATGACTGGCTTGATCGACGATATTTCAAGGTTAAAGCGGATTTCGATGGGCTTGTAGCCGTCTTTATTGGCCTGCACCCGATAGGTCCCCACCATAAGATCCGACAAGATCAAAGGCGTAGGTTGCCCAATGGGGTTGCCATTAATCGTAATCTGCGCCCCCGAAGGCTCGGTGGCAATGTAAACCGCCGATTTAATGGGATAGAGCCGATTATATAATGTGGCCGCTTGACTCTTCACTTTTTCATCGGTGGTATTGAGCACCACATTCACAATTTTAGCTAGGGCTTGCCCTGCCTGCCCCGTCGCAGAATAAACTTCGGCTAAGCCAAGCTCAGCCTGATGGGCATAAGCCTTATCGGCTATAGCCTTTTCAAAATAGCCTTGGGCTTGTTCATAGTTTTGAGTCTTTAAAAAAGATTTCCCTAATAAATAATGAATCTGCCCCAATTCTTGTTTATCTGGATTGCGTTTGAGGGCTTCGATGAGATGTTCGATGGCTTGGTTGTATTGCCCTTTGTTAATGGCGTTGCGCCCCAGGTTAACATAATTGCCCGCCGGGGTTGTGCCTAAAGTAAAATTGGCACTGTAGGGAATATTGACATCCATGTTGAGCGTGTCGGTCTTATCTTCAAAACCCTCTTTACGTAAGGTGAGTTTATGCTGCCCGAGTGGCAGGTTGCCTTTAAAAGGCGTCTCCCCTACTTTTTTACCATCGATCAAAACCGCCGCCCCACTGGGTTCGCTCGTGAGGGTGGCAGGAAAGCTTGCCAA of the Deltaproteobacteria bacterium genome contains:
- a CDS encoding Crp/Fnr family transcriptional regulator; its protein translation is MKMQEVVWEQQGHQEQARTFRCKQCPILKETIFKDLSAEELENLDQVKIIQQFKSHQTLFCQDTPATGFLCIKKGAVKIYKVDDAGYERIVRIAGPSDIMGYRALLADELYTATAEAIEDTTVCFLSREVFFNLLANHLRIALQVFSLLSKDLRQAEEALTSIVHKKVPARLAGLLLFLKDKFGKEKGDQGEFDLIITRREMAGMIGTTPETVIRLLSQFKRKGIIVHKHGQRVCLAKISALKKIAGGC